The Acidobacteriota bacterium nucleotide sequence GGCCTGCCAGACTCTCGATGCCGTGATAGAGCACGGTCACGGTGGCCGTCTCGCAGGGCAAGGAAAAGCCGAGCAGCCCGAACGGGTAGGCATAGCCATCCGGATCCGACGTGATGGCAACCGGGGTCTGGACTTCGTTGAGTTGACTGCAGGCACCGCTCAGCTCAACGCTCAGGTAGCCGCCACCGTGGGAAGCGGGCAAAGACGCTACATCGCTTTGCTCGGCGTCCGGGATACCATCGCCGTTGCCATCGCCAAAGTTGGGCCCGGCGTTTTCGACGTCGGCGGGCACGCCATCGAAGTCTTCGATGATGAACTCGGCGGTGACCATTTGCGGCGCGGTGACGTTGTCGAGATCACAGGTGAGACCCACACAG carries:
- a CDS encoding choice-of-anchor U domain-containing protein, with translation CVGLTCDLDNVTAPQMVTAEFIIEDFDGVPADVENAGPNFGDGNGDGIPDAEQSDVASLPASHGGGYLSVELSGACSQLNEVQTPVAITSDPDGYAYPFGLLGFSLPCETATVTVLYHGIESLAGLTYRKHGPNPPGSASEIWYSMPGAVFGTTTVFGETVATATFDLADNALGDATGDDGQIVDPGGPGLPLAAIPTLGPLGLMILCLLLGAAGVILRHRSSQSSG